The Pseudomonas cavernicola DNA segment ATCCGAACTTGAGTTAACCAACTAGCCGTACAGGCCACTAGAAGCCTCATGAATATGGTTCGTATCCCTGTGCTGGCGCTGGTTTTGCTGGTTTCCCCTCAGGTTTTTGCCGCTACCGCTCAGCAAGAGAAGATGACGTCGTGCAATGCCGAGGCCACCAGCAAGACGCTCAAGGGCGATGAGCGCCAAGCCTTTATGAGCACCTGCCTGAAAGCTGGTAGTACCCCGGCAGCGGCAACAGCAACCACCCCGCAAGAAAGAATGAAGTCGTGCAATGCCGATGCCGCCAGCAAAGCGCTCAAGGGCGATCCACGTAAGACCTTCATGAGCGAGTGCTTGAAGAAGAAATAAGTCGCTTAACATCGGGGCCGTCTCAAACGCACTGCTGTCAGTCAGTCGAGCCCGGACAAATTCCCGCCCATTCGTAGCTCGTCGCCATCGAGATTCGGCAGCGTCACTGGCGTAATCAGTGCGCTGACCGAGAGTGAGGCATTACTGCGCGTTTTCAGTCGCCTGCTGCAGGCGTTGGTTATTCAGCGCATTGGCCTGATCGATCTGTTGTTTGAGCTGGGTCATCTGTTGCTGCGCCTGCTCCGCTTGTTTGGCCTGCAGGGTCGCCGTTGCGGCAGTCTCCCCAAGCCCGCAAGCGGCTAACGCGAGTGTGGCGATCAGCGTAGTGGCTGCCTGAACGATATTCATGGGGGGCTCCTGCCGGTTGGGTTTGTCTGTGCAACGCTGGCCATGCATAGCCGGGTGGTTGGATGCGGCAACTGTAACGTGCGGAGCAGAAAGCTCGAAAGCGCTTCATAAACCGCCGCGGTTACCGACACACTGTGCTTGGCGTCGGCAAACGGCTGCCGCTTTGGGTTATGCCTCGCTGCCAAATGACCGGAATCATGAATAAACAACGTATCCATCAGCTGATTATCGACAAGCTCGTAGCCGACTTACAGATCGCGCAGGGTGCGCTGCAAACTGCCTATGAGGCGGCGACCCACGAGGAGAATATTGCCGAAAATAAATATGACACCCTCGGCCTGGAGGCCGGCTATTTGGCGCACGGCCAAGCGAAGCGGGTGGCCGAAATTGAGCAGGCGTTAACGGCTTATCGGCAGTTGCTGCTGCGGGCCTTCGATCCGTCGAACGGTATTCAACTGACCGCGTTGGTGCGGCTCGAGCTGGAAAGTGGCGCGCAACGCTTGCTGTTTCTCGGCCCGGATGCCGCTGGTTTGAAGATCGTGGATGCCGGCCAGGAAGTCATGGTCATCACCCCGCGCTCACCCATGGGCCAGAGCCTGCTGGGTAAGGCGCGGGGCGCGCTGGTAGACATCAGCGTGGCCAATCAGCGGCAGGAATTTGAAGTGCTGGAAGTCGTTTGACTTCTAGCCTCCCCCTGGTAGAGAGGGAGGCTGGGCTCTAGACCGTAGGCTGGGTAGAGCGATAGGTAAACGAATCAGCCGTAACGCTTCTTCGCCTCGATGGCCAAACCGCTGCCGATGCTGCCGAAGGTATTGCCCTCGGCATGCCGGGCGTTGGGTAGCAGCACATTGATGCTCTGGCGCAGGGCCGGGATGCCGCTGGAGCCACCGGTGAAAAACACCGTGTCGATGTGTTCGGTGCTGACATTGGCATCGCTGAGCAATTGCATGACGCTGCCGCTAATGCGTTCCAGCAAGCTGGCGATGGACTCGTCGAAACCGGCACGATCCAACTCGACCGACAGGCCTGATTCGATCCGGTCGAGTAACACGGTACGCCGCTCAACCTCGGTTAGCTCGATCTTGGTTTGTTCGATCTGCATCGCCAGCCAGTGTCCGGCGCGCTGTTCGATCAACTTGAAGAAACGGTCAAATCCGGGCGTGTCCAGCGCGTCGTAACGCATATTGCGCAACGCGGTCTGCGCCTGCTGCGAATAGACCGCGTTGATGGTGTGCCAGGTGACCAGATTGAGGTGATGACTGGTGGGCATGTAGGCCTGATTCTTCATCCGGCTGCCATAGCCGAACAGCGGCATGACCCCGCTCAGGCTCAACTGCTTGTCGAAATCGGTGCCGCCGATATGCACGCCACCGGTGGCCAGGATGTCCTCGTGGCGCTCGGCGAGCATGTGCCGCTCGGGGCCAGACGGATCAACGAGAAGTCCGAGGTGCCACCACCGATGTCGACGATCAGCACCAGTTCTTCACGCCCGATCGTGCTCTCGTAATCGAAGGCGGCGGCGATCGGTTCGTACTGGAACGAGATGTCCTTGAAACCGAGCTTCTTCGCCACGGCCACTAGGGTATCTTCGCCTTCCTGGTCGGCTTTTTCGTCATCGTCGACGAAAAATACCGGGCGTCCCAACACCACTTCTTCGAATGAGCGCTCGGCAACCGCTTCGGCGCGGTTTTTCAGTTCACCGATAAAGAAACCAAGGATGTCCTTGAACGGCAAAGCACTGCCGAGTACGGCGGTTTCGCTCTTGAGCAGTTTCGAGCCCAGCAGGCTCTTCAGCGAGCGCATCAGGCGGCCTTCGTAGCCTTCCAGATATTCATGCAGGGCCAGCCGGCCATATACCGGGCGGCGTTCTTCGAAGTTGAAGAACACCACCGACGGTAGGGTGATCTTGTCGTCTTCCAGCGCGATCAACGACTCCATGCCAGGGCGTAGCCAGCCGACAGTGGAGTTGGACGTGCCGAAATCGATGCCACAGGCACGAGCGGGAAGCGCGTTTTTCATGATGTGTTCCGGTTAAAGACAGCCGCGTAGTGTACCGCGAGAGGGTGGGGCGATGCTGTAGCAGGCTACGGCTTGGCGATGAAGGGGAGGCGGGACGGTTAATTGATCCTGGTCCGAAAGACCTGGGCTGGCGCAATCGGGCATTTACTATTCTTCGCGCCAGTCAGCGGCGACTAAGTCGCAAGGGACTCAGCCGCCGCTGTTCTGCTTCGCGCGCGATGCAGCCTGGTTTAATTGATCGTGTTCAGTTTCACCACGTCACCGGAAACCGTCGTGGTGTAACCGGTCAGCACCCAGGCCCAAAACCAGTCTTCTTGAATCTGTGTGTTGATCAGCGCGTCGCCGCCTTTGGATTTGATCGCGGCATTTTGCGCGCGAACAAAGCGGTTGTTTTGCTGAATTGGGATGAGCCCGAACAGGAGCAGGCCGGTGGCGCTCGCCTGGCTATGACCGACGACGGTGTATTGGCTGTTATCCAGGTTCTGCGCCTTCATCGGGGTGCCAGTGCAACCGCTGATAGTCAGGGTGAACAGCAGTGCGGCGATGATTTTGCTGACGTTTTTCACAGGTGTTTCTCCATGAGGTGATAGCCCAGGGATTCATTCCCTGAGGGCGGGTAATTTAAAGGT contains these protein-coding regions:
- a CDS encoding PsiF family protein, producing MNMVRIPVLALVLLVSPQVFAATAQQEKMTSCNAEATSKTLKGDERQAFMSTCLKAGSTPAAATATTPQERMKSCNADAASKALKGDPRKTFMSECLKKK
- a CDS encoding GreA/GreB family elongation factor, encoding MNKQRIHQLIIDKLVADLQIAQGALQTAYEAATHEENIAENKYDTLGLEAGYLAHGQAKRVAEIEQALTAYRQLLLRAFDPSNGIQLTALVRLELESGAQRLLFLGPDAAGLKIVDAGQEVMVITPRSPMGQSLLGKARGALVDISVANQRQEFEVLEVV